In one window of Maribacter sp. BPC-D8 DNA:
- a CDS encoding dipeptidase, translating into MFIFDAHLDLSMNAMDWNRDLTWSVDEIRKSEQGLTDKPGRGTNTVSLEAMRKGNVGLCMATQIARYVHKDNTLPGWKSPQQAWAHTQGQLAWYKSMEDAGEMVQINNKTQLDAHLALWKTDEEKKPIGYLLSLEGADSIVDISYLQKAYDSGLRAIGPAHYGPGTYAHGTNSVGGIGTKGRELLKEIQRLGIILDVTHLCDLSFWETMVNYDGPLWASHNNCRALVNHHRQFTDEQLKEIIGRKGVIGVVLDAWMMTPTWERGVSTPQSANVSLQQILNNIDHICQLAGNADHVGIGSDLDGGFGTEQGPADVDTIADLQKTIGLLQDRGYGQPDIEKIMNGNFINFLRRNLK; encoded by the coding sequence ATGTTTATATTTGATGCCCATTTAGACCTTTCTATGAATGCCATGGACTGGAATCGCGACCTTACTTGGTCTGTTGACGAAATTAGAAAAAGTGAACAGGGCTTAACCGATAAGCCTGGTCGTGGTACTAATACTGTTTCTTTAGAAGCGATGAGAAAAGGTAATGTCGGACTCTGTATGGCGACGCAAATTGCTCGTTATGTGCACAAGGACAACACCTTGCCAGGATGGAAATCGCCGCAACAGGCATGGGCACATACACAAGGGCAATTGGCATGGTACAAAAGCATGGAAGATGCTGGTGAAATGGTTCAGATCAACAATAAAACCCAACTTGATGCTCATTTAGCCCTTTGGAAAACGGACGAAGAAAAAAAGCCTATTGGCTATTTACTTAGTCTTGAAGGTGCAGATTCTATCGTTGATATCTCATACCTTCAGAAAGCTTATGATTCTGGCTTAAGAGCTATTGGCCCTGCGCATTATGGTCCGGGTACTTATGCTCACGGAACAAATTCAGTAGGCGGCATTGGAACCAAAGGAAGAGAGCTTCTAAAAGAAATTCAACGACTAGGTATTATACTTGATGTCACCCATTTATGCGACCTAAGTTTTTGGGAAACGATGGTAAATTATGACGGACCACTTTGGGCAAGCCATAATAATTGCAGAGCATTAGTAAACCATCACAGGCAATTTACCGATGAGCAATTAAAAGAAATCATTGGCAGAAAAGGAGTTATCGGTGTAGTCTTAGATGCTTGGATGATGACACCAACCTGGGAACGAGGTGTTTCTACTCCGCAATCTGCAAACGTAAGTCTACAGCAAATACTAAATAATATCGACCATATTTGTCAATTAGCTGGTAACGCAGATCACGTTGGAATTGGCTCTGATCTTGATGGCGGATTCGGAACAGAACAAGGCCCCGCAGATGTCGATACTATTGCTGATTTACAGAAAACTATAGGATTACTACAAGATAGAGGTTATGGGCAACCGGACATTGAGAAAATTATGAACGGAAATTTCATTAACTTTCTAAGACGAAATTTAAAATAG
- a CDS encoding D-TA family PLP-dependent enzyme, with protein MANENWYSINHPEGVISPSLLVYPDRIQHNIDLMISMTGDVNRLRPHIKTYKNANIINMQMERGIQKFKCATIAEAELLGDCKAVDVLLAMQPVGANAKRFIELIKKYPNTKFSTLIDNSKTLTILSEIAASNNIKIPLWVDINNGMNRTGIIPDHDALELYTQLHKNEYLVAEGLHVYDGHLRNSDSAKREQECNTAFEAVIDLKKSIENKNIPSPKIVAGGSPTFPFHCKRQDVDASPGTTLLWDSGYGNLFPEMGFLPAAVLFTRIISKPTTGILCFDLGHKSVAPEMPFPRIEFLDLKHSKQISQSEEHLVVEYDDLTIPEVGDAHYAIPKHICPTVAKYDTLTVIKDNAVVDYWPVTARTQKSTI; from the coding sequence ATGGCAAACGAAAATTGGTATTCAATTAATCATCCCGAGGGAGTGATTTCTCCTTCTTTATTGGTGTATCCAGATAGAATTCAACATAACATCGACTTGATGATTTCTATGACAGGCGATGTAAATCGGCTACGTCCGCATATTAAAACCTATAAAAATGCCAATATCATCAACATGCAGATGGAACGCGGAATTCAAAAATTCAAATGCGCCACTATTGCTGAAGCGGAACTACTTGGTGACTGCAAAGCTGTTGACGTTTTATTAGCCATGCAACCTGTTGGTGCAAATGCAAAGCGTTTTATTGAATTGATTAAAAAATACCCGAATACCAAGTTCTCAACCCTTATAGATAATTCTAAAACGCTTACTATTTTAAGTGAAATAGCTGCATCCAACAACATTAAAATTCCGCTTTGGGTAGATATAAATAATGGCATGAACAGAACAGGAATCATTCCTGACCATGATGCTCTAGAATTGTATACCCAATTACATAAAAATGAATATTTAGTTGCTGAAGGTTTACATGTTTATGACGGCCATCTCCGTAATTCAGATTCTGCAAAACGAGAGCAAGAATGTAATACAGCTTTCGAAGCGGTTATCGACTTAAAGAAAAGTATTGAAAACAAAAATATACCTAGCCCAAAAATTGTAGCTGGCGGTTCGCCAACGTTTCCTTTTCATTGTAAACGCCAAGATGTTGATGCCAGCCCTGGCACTACCCTTCTTTGGGATTCTGGTTATGGAAACCTATTTCCAGAAATGGGCTTTTTACCCGCTGCAGTGCTGTTTACAAGAATTATAAGCAAACCAACAACTGGAATTCTCTGTTTTGATCTCGGTCATAAATCGGTTGCACCTGAAATGCCTTTTCCTAGAATTGAGTTTTTAGATTTAAAACACAGCAAACAAATAAGTCAATCAGAAGAACACTTGGTGGTAGAGTATGATGATTTAACCATACCAGAGGTTGGCGATGCTCATTACGCCATACCCAAACACATTTGTCCAACAGTCGCGAAATACGACACCCTAACTGTTATAAAAGATAATGCCGTTGTCGACTATTGGCCGGTGACTGCCAGAACACAAAAATCTACTATTTAA
- a CDS encoding RidA family protein, with product MKPSERIKELGLVLPPAPPPAGLYKPVLVVDHFLYISGQGPMQNDGSLIVGRAGHDMTMEEAKIAARQVALTMLSTIQTHFGDIDRIKRIVKTLGMVNSTPDFGQQPLVINGFSELMADIFGPDNGVGVRSAVGMILPGGIPVEIEAHFELHH from the coding sequence ATGAAACCTTCTGAAAGAATTAAAGAATTAGGTTTAGTTTTACCACCTGCCCCACCTCCTGCAGGTTTATACAAGCCTGTTTTAGTCGTTGACCATTTTTTATATATTTCTGGCCAGGGTCCTATGCAAAATGATGGTTCATTAATTGTCGGCAGAGCTGGTCATGATATGACAATGGAAGAAGCTAAAATCGCCGCAAGGCAAGTTGCCCTTACCATGCTTTCTACGATACAAACACATTTCGGAGATATCGACAGAATTAAAAGGATTGTAAAAACCTTGGGAATGGTCAACTCCACTCCCGATTTTGGTCAACAACCTTTAGTCATTAATGGTTTTAGTGAGTTAATGGCAGACATTTTCGGACCCGACAACGGAGTAGGTGTTCGTAGTGCTGTTGGTATGATTTTACCTGGCGGTATACCTGTTGAAATTGAGGCTCATTTCGAACTACATCATTAA
- a CDS encoding gluconate:H+ symporter translates to MPLFIVILGILLLFILIAKFKLNAFITFIIVSLFVGIAEGMEPITVVDSIQKGIGNILGFLVIILGLGAMLGKLVADSGAAQRITTKLVEKFGKKNIQWAVVLTGFIVGIPMFYSVGFVILVPLVFTIAAATGLPLLYVGLPMLASLSVTHGYLPPHPAPTALASMFNADIGKTLLYGIIVAIPAIIVAGPLLSRTLKGINATPLKEFLNPVVLKEDEMPSMANSIISALLPVILIAVAALAQLLLPADFFLTKILIFMGNPAIAMLIAVLVAIYTLGLGQGKSMKEVMDSVGSAITGITMVLLIIAGSGALKQVLIDSGVSEYIGGILEQSSISPLILAWLIATIIRVCVGSATVAGLTAAGIVLPLVQGTGASPELMVLAIGSGSLMLSHVNDSGFWLFKEYFNLSVKDTLKSWTVMETTVGVMGLVGVLVINTFI, encoded by the coding sequence ATGCCTTTATTTATCGTTATTCTAGGAATTCTTCTCCTATTCATTCTCATTGCAAAATTCAAACTAAATGCCTTTATTACTTTCATCATCGTCTCTTTATTCGTTGGTATTGCCGAGGGCATGGAACCCATTACAGTAGTCGATTCCATTCAAAAAGGTATCGGTAATATTTTAGGATTTCTTGTCATTATTTTAGGTCTTGGCGCTATGCTGGGCAAGTTGGTTGCCGATAGTGGTGCAGCGCAACGAATTACCACAAAACTGGTCGAGAAATTCGGAAAAAAGAACATTCAATGGGCGGTAGTACTAACCGGATTCATTGTTGGTATACCTATGTTTTATTCCGTAGGTTTTGTAATTCTGGTTCCTCTAGTTTTTACTATTGCAGCAGCAACTGGTCTTCCTCTTTTATATGTAGGCTTACCAATGCTAGCTTCTTTATCGGTAACACATGGTTATCTACCTCCGCATCCTGCTCCTACAGCTCTTGCCTCTATGTTTAATGCCGATATTGGTAAGACTTTGTTATACGGAATCATAGTTGCCATACCGGCAATTATTGTTGCAGGACCATTACTTTCAAGAACTTTAAAAGGTATTAACGCAACACCGCTTAAAGAATTTCTTAACCCTGTGGTTTTAAAGGAAGATGAAATGCCGAGTATGGCGAATAGCATTATCAGCGCACTTTTACCAGTTATATTAATTGCAGTAGCTGCTTTGGCTCAACTTTTACTACCTGCAGATTTCTTTCTTACCAAGATTTTAATTTTTATGGGTAATCCAGCTATTGCCATGCTTATTGCCGTTTTGGTCGCTATTTATACTTTAGGTTTAGGTCAAGGCAAAAGTATGAAAGAGGTTATGGATTCTGTTGGTAGTGCTATTACCGGCATTACTATGGTACTCCTTATTATCGCTGGCTCTGGCGCATTAAAACAAGTTTTAATTGATAGCGGTGTAAGCGAATATATTGGCGGAATATTAGAGCAATCATCAATCTCTCCATTAATATTAGCTTGGCTGATCGCCACCATTATACGTGTTTGTGTTGGGTCTGCCACTGTAGCTGGCTTAACCGCTGCGGGGATAGTTCTTCCTTTGGTTCAAGGTACAGGGGCAAGTCCAGAATTAATGGTATTGGCAATAGGTTCTGGTAGTTTAATGCTTTCTCATGTTAACGATAGCGGATTTTGGTTATTTAAAGAGTACTTTAATCTATCGGTTAAAGACACGTTAAAAAGCTGGACCGTAATGGAAACTACCGTTGGCGTTATGGGATTGGTAGGTGTTCTTGTTATAAATACATTTATTTAA
- the aqpZ gene encoding aquaporin Z has protein sequence MKKFIAEFIGTLWLVLGGCGSAVLAAGYPELGIGFAGVALAFGLTVVTMAYAIGHISGCHLNPAVTIGVWVGGRFDGKDVLPYIVAQVLGGIAGAAILFLIASGKSDFVLGGFASNGFGEHSPGGYSMTSALIIEVAMTFMFLFVILGSTYTKAPRGFAGLAIGLCLTLIHLISIPVTNTSVNPARSTSQAIFAGGWAIDQLWLFWLAPIVGAVLAGIVYKAISPEVTDK, from the coding sequence ATGAAAAAATTTATTGCAGAATTTATCGGCACACTATGGCTGGTATTAGGTGGTTGCGGTAGTGCCGTACTTGCCGCAGGTTATCCAGAATTAGGCATTGGCTTTGCCGGTGTCGCTTTGGCGTTTGGTTTAACCGTAGTTACAATGGCATACGCCATTGGTCATATTTCTGGCTGTCATTTAAACCCAGCTGTAACAATTGGCGTTTGGGTAGGTGGACGCTTTGATGGTAAAGACGTTTTGCCATATATAGTTGCTCAGGTATTGGGCGGTATTGCCGGTGCAGCCATACTTTTTCTTATAGCTTCAGGTAAATCAGATTTCGTTTTAGGCGGATTTGCATCTAACGGATTCGGAGAACATTCACCTGGCGGATACAGTATGACTTCTGCTTTAATCATAGAAGTAGCTATGACGTTCATGTTCTTATTTGTTATTTTAGGTTCTACCTATACAAAAGCACCAAGAGGCTTTGCCGGTTTGGCAATCGGTCTTTGTCTTACACTAATACATTTAATAAGCATACCTGTTACCAATACATCGGTAAACCCTGCACGTAGTACAAGTCAGGCTATATTCGCTGGTGGTTGGGCTATAGATCAACTTTGGTTATTTTGGCTAGCACCTATCGTTGGAGCTGTCTTAGCAGGAATAGTTTACAAAGCTATTTCACCAGAAGTAACTGATAAATAA